The following proteins come from a genomic window of Xiphophorus couchianus chromosome 19, X_couchianus-1.0, whole genome shotgun sequence:
- the myct1b gene encoding myc target protein 1 homolog, with translation MALNETNAFLEILKSFNVGDMILAFCLSILVGLLLGALIYVLLTWASRRRATARITRRSKKKSGSSRRDPTGSQFGLYRSTFLSVYRQPSLEPVGPLGSKPGAETSTFRPLPKKSRPSLDMGDDTRVTMSEDTVAMDSSDSASLVPSKRNSFWLGGNGLKGFLPSHTPPPAYDSVIHAFEETCT, from the exons ATGGcactaaatgaaacaaatgcatttttggaaatattaaaatcatttaatgttG GTGATATGATTCTAGCCTTCTGTTTGTCTATTCTCGTGGGCCTGCTGCTGGGAGCTTTGATCTACGTTTTGTTGACCTGGGCATCAAGACGCCGGGCTACGGCCAGGATCACAAGGCGCTCCAAGAAAAAATCTGGCAGTTCGCGACGTGACCCCACGGGCAGCCAGTTTGGCCTTTACCGAAGCACTTTCCTGAGTGTTTATAGGCAGCCCTCTCTAGAGCCGGTGGGCCCCTTGGGGAGTAAACCCGGCGCAGAGACGTCCACCTTTCGGCCGCTGCCCAAAAAGAGCAGGCCCAGCCTGGACATGGGAGACGATACACGGGTAACCATGTCAGAGGACACAGTGGCCATGGACTCTTCTGATTCAGCCTCCCTCGTACCAAGCAAGAGGAATTCCTTCTGGCTGGGCGGCAACGGGCTTAAAGGTTTCCTTCCCTCACATACTCCACCTCCTGCATATGACAGTGTCATCCATGCCTTCGAGGAGACTTGCACTTAA